The following proteins are co-located in the Pseudomonas sp. ATCC 13867 genome:
- a CDS encoding CidA/LrgA family protein — protein MFRRAARLFLELAVLVAFWWLGGWIATLTGLPLPGGVIGLALLLMLFACGAIRPALLQGGAGLLLAEMLLFFIPALMSLLDYGPLLRSEGWKILLVITASTVMVMLSTALAVEWMCRWRSRHEPR, from the coding sequence ATGTTTCGCCGCGCCGCCCGCCTGTTTCTCGAACTTGCCGTTCTGGTCGCCTTCTGGTGGCTCGGCGGCTGGATCGCCACCCTCACCGGCCTGCCGTTGCCGGGCGGGGTGATCGGCCTGGCGCTGCTGCTGATGCTGTTCGCCTGTGGGGCGATTCGCCCGGCCCTGCTGCAGGGCGGCGCCGGCCTGCTGCTGGCGGAGATGCTGCTGTTCTTCATCCCCGCGCTGATGAGCCTGCTGGACTACGGCCCGCTGCTGCGCAGCGAGGGTTGGAAGATTCTGCTGGTGATCACCGCCAGTACCGTGATGGTGATGCTGTCCACCGCCCTGGCGGTGGAGTGGATGTGCCGCTGGAGATCGCGCCATGAGCCTCGATAA